From the genome of Tenrec ecaudatus isolate mTenEca1 chromosome 1, mTenEca1.hap1, whole genome shotgun sequence:
TTGGTTCCCATTTGCTGTGTTGGTCACAAGATCAATTCTACAGACCATGGGCCATACGTTGAGGGCGAGCTTGGTGTCAGTGGTCTTTAGTGCTATTGTGGATCATCTAGGGCATGGTCAGCAACCTTTTTGGCTCTCACAGGATCCTCTTTTTGGGGATTTACAAGAAATCCCAAAGGAAATTTTTAACTAACTGCCACACTGTCTTTTCTGATTCTACCATCCTCAGCTCATTAGAAGAACTTCTATCTCCTCAGTATAGATGGATACAGACCAGCATGAGGTCGTTCCAGAGCCttgctctccctcttccctggtgAAATCACTGCAGGTAACAGTGGAAGAAGTTGCCTAGATATatctttcttgtccttttcaaaaatgtttcttcCTTGTTGAGAACATCCACATCAAAACACTCATTTATCCAGTAACGACTTCATGTACAAGCAATTGTCGCTGATGCATGATGTCCCTCCAGTGATGTGACCATTCTCACCTACCTTTCCCCAGATATCCTCCTCCATTCTCATTAATTCATTATATTCAAGTTTCCTATCGAATAAGTACCTGTCACTGCACGAATACCTGGCTGGGGTGACAACAATGGCtttatagtaggttttgaggtgaaATACTGCAAGACCACCAGCTTCGTTTTTCTTCTCaaggagttctttgcctatcctgtttttctctcttgtggaccagagaaaaaagtattcaaaatacaaacaggaaaaataatgCACAGTAAGAAGCTCAGGAGTCGTTATGCCTGCTTGGGTTCTAAACTTTGTCCAGCATCTTTGACTCTGATGTGGACATTAACTTGTGGATTGATGAGATGTTGCCACTAGAGGACACAGAAAGTCAAtggaaagcaaagagagaaaataatcatATTTCTCCCCCGTCATTATTTGTCCCACAGTTTAAGAATTCTTATTAAAGATTTATTACAAGAATAGTACACAGCACAAAGAGGGGGAGGTTATAGGAGTgttagaacacagagcaacagtCATGCCAACAGAAGATGGCTGGATCGATCTCTTGTCTTTGGCGGAAATAAGGATTCTGAGGAGCAGAGAAGTTTTGAGCTGTTGAGGGCAGTGTCCGGTCGTATATTATTTACTACCTTGTCATCTTTTATGATGTCAGGTTGGGGTAGAGATTAAGGTAAAGGGAAGTATTGGGGTGTCTGATACACCTGAGAGACCTATAGTCTTATGATTAGGTTAATGATCATGAAGGATGAGATCTCGGATGGCCTAGGTCACAGGGAATGGGATTTTCGCGTCATGGGTGCTGGAGGTGATCACGTGGTGGTGAGGAGTGTAGTCTATCCATGCCATCTACCTGGATGGTGGAAAGAGACAAATGAAGCAATGACCTACTCAGAGGCAGGATGCTTACCAAAGTGGCTTTGTGTGCTGTCCAGGGGGTAGTGACATGGGACAGCTGGAGAATAGTTATGGCCATCCAATATTTCAGTCAGCAGAGGGTTCAATCATCTTTGCTCCTTTGGCCTAATGTCAGCAAAGAAATTGTATTATATTTAACTTTCATCAAAATGATAGATCTTCATTTTGTTTAGACCTGTCTGTGTGCATCCATGATCAAATTCATCAGGGGatttgaaaagtactttctatACATTATAATTGAGGTGAAGCAACAATTAAGCTCTGCCTACTACCCAAATGGTTCGTCGTAGTAACCTACACTGGTTCCACCAGAAGCAGTTCTTGGAATTGCTAGCTCTGGGGCTGTTCTCCTTTGGtgtttagggtcattatgagttaggatCACTTGGGCCCTTTTGAGGCAGGATCTCTCAACAAAATCCAATGCATGTTATCCAACAGTAGTGCTGTCTAAGGTAATATGATTCATTCTTACAACCCACGTGAACTATTTATTATCAATGGCTCTCTTCTTATGGATGCCACACTCAGTGTGTAGCACAAGCTATTACTCAGGATTCACAGGAATCTGTCAGAAGTGGAAGCATATTTGCTGCTTTGATTGTATTTTGTTCCCAGTGAGGAAAATGTATAATCAAACGcagataaactgaaaaaaaaaaaaaaaaagcaaaactgagCTATTCTCACTTCTTATCTGGCTATAGGAGTCCCTGGATGGCTCAGTTTTgtcctgctcctctccctcctccattgCATCCTTTGCCACTTACACCTCATTGACTGTCACAACACAGCCTCATTCAAATCACCTTCGATGTTGTCTTCACTGTGCCCGTTTCCACAGTTCTGGCTCAAACCTTGACTTGATTGtgttagagagggttctctagggaagcacAACACGGAttcttttgaatatttatataaatgtgatatgacagctaatcagtccacaaagcagtacagagggctcagtccaactcacttctgCTTGTGAAGTCCTTTTGTAAACATAGACACACACTCAGTGTTCTCACCTTCCCTTCTACAGTGTCCTGGGATACCTGGCGTACCTGGCCAAAAACCTGCCCGACACCTTCCGTGaggccaagttcctgatagcatgCCGGTGTTCTCTAGTGTCTgggccatcttcctcccaagggagCTCATGGTCGTTGTGGATATTTCCATCTTGGCCTCCAAGTGTGGGGCATGTAGGCTTCATCTTTGCACAACAGTGCTATATGATCTCCCTAAGGCCAACTAGAAACACATCGAATGGGTTAAGGAATAAAATATGCTTGGGAAGAAAGTGATCCACAGCTCTGTGAGCTTTTCTCATAGATTTTACAAAAATAATAAGCATAAGTCGAAATATAAACGATGCCTTCCCCAGTCAGCTTTTATGCCATGGATGCATCAGCCTTTGTTTTCCATGGCTTGTTGATTTCAAGTTCTGGGAGTGAGTTCCAATCCATAGGAACCTCGGGTACAAAAGAACAAAGCCCGAGCCGGGCCTGTGCATTCTCACAGTTTGGGGACACTTGACTCTTGCATCCAGTTTTCCAGTCCTCTCGCTGGGGTCACTTTCTTACTGCTTTCTTTCCTACACCTAATATGTCATCCTTTCCCAGCTACTGGTCCCTCTTGTTAGTAAGTCCAAAATAAATGGGACAACTCCTCACAATCTGAGTATGCTTCTCACAGAACTGATTTGCTTGTTCTACATCTCTAAACAGGAAGTAAAGGGAGGAGCCAACATCCTTGGGCGGGTCCAGCAGTGAACTCGCTGGCATTGAGGCCACCGGGAAGAGGGGCTTTGGTAGAAAGTCCTTGCGATCCATGTCTCAAAGATGATGAAAGAGCTGGTGACTACGCCAACCCCCCATCCCAGCAGCCACTTCAATCCATCTGCAAACCACCTTGCCCCCGGTCAGGTGGCTGTGACAGTCCTTGTCGGACAGAAAAACTGCGGGGAGCAGCTAGCCTAAAATCAGCAGCAGGTGCGCTTCACGACCATGTAGCTCTTCAAGCTGTCAGAAACGGGGTGGCCTAGGCTTCTCTTCTGTAACTCGCCTCTCGGTACTTTCAAACCGGGTACTTTTCAGTGAACAAACCAGGCTTTGACCGGTTCCCATGGACAAAATCCTGTGGCATACTTCCTCCTCGGGAACCAGTGAGGACGCCATGCGTGGGGCCGGACTCCAGGTTGGGGGACGAGCCCAAAGTGGGCAGGGAGAcaagcctggagatctgcttctgcccAGAGACCAGCAAGAAAGTCCtttaaagcacagttctactcgctACCGCTGGGGGCGCAGCGGGCCAGTCTGACAACCCTCTTTATGGGTTTGTTTTCCCTGTAACACATTGGTAGGTTTGGGGCGTCAGGTAGGGGCCCCGATGGGGCACGTGGGCAAGGGTTCAGCTGTGAACCTAAAGTGTGAGGCTTCAAGCCACCAGCCCTTCCGGAGAGCGAAGTGAGCACCCTTGGGGCCTGGTGGGCTTGCCACCGCGGGGTGGCCCTCACCTGGGgctgtgggctttcctgccacacaccAGGGGCTCACAAGGACCTCTGTGACCTCACTGGCTCCAGGAGGACTTAAGGCCCTCCAGACGGCTCTTGCTTTGAGACGACAATGGCGACTCTCCCTGACAAGAAGCAACAGCGTTGCTCTTGGGCAAACACCCAATTTCAAAGATTCACGACATTTTTATTCCCCGAACATCCAGCCCCGCGTCCGTCCCCACCGCCTCGCATCATGCCCCCGCCCCCATCACCCTCGCAGGACTGGAATCCCCCGAACACTCTCCTTCCCGGGCCTGTGTTCAGCCAGGTGGCTGACCACAAGCAAAAGCCTGCCACCTATCAGCAGGTAAGACTGGGGACTCAGCACACATTGCGGGGGAGGGCGAAAGCGGCCTGTGCCCAGCCTTTAGCTCCCTAGGTCCGTGTCAAAAGGGGGGCTTTGCCAGTCAGGCACCGACCTATTCTCTCACAGTTAGGAGGCCGAGGCCATTCTTCCAACACAGAATTAGCCTATGGGGCagagggggtttctgaggctagcgggctttcagagagcaggcagcctcaactttctctttaaaaaagggCTGGTGAGGAGGAACAACTGACCTTACTGTTAACAGTTCAACACATAACCTGTGACACCACCAAGGAACCCAGTTAGGAGttcaaattcagagttctctctctctctctctctctctctctctctctctttctctctgtctcctttttCATCCATTTATGCTTCATGTGGTCTCTTAGAGCTCAAAAGAGATGGGCTCAGAAACCTCTCTGCACTCATgtcggaaactcactgccataaatccctgctgactcacagtgaccctacaggacttggtagaagtgccccttggGGTCCGGAGACTGGAgcgctttaagggagtagaaagcctcatctttctgtggagCGTGTGGAGGGCTGGGATTACTCACTGCTGACTTCCTGGTTAGCAAACCCAATGCATGACCCCCGGGAGGCCAGCAGGGCCCCTCTCACAAGTGTGGTTGACAGCATGTTGAGAATGTGAGGCAAGACAGAAAAGGCCGACTATCACACAAAGGTGGGCCATCTCAAAAAACTCCCAaatcaagaaaattttaaattatcattcaAAAAAGATCGACCCACTCGGGAATttgccggggcagttctactctgtgggtaGGGCGACTGTTGGACGGAGTTGgcccgatgacagtgggtttggctgggTTTGGCCTGGTCCTCTGTAGGCTTCCAGTCTGCTCAGCCCTGAAAGACTCCACGCAGGAGAATGCGTCTGTCACATCTGTCTTCTCTTGCTGGTTGACGTGGACTGCTGACCATTGGGTGAGCAGTGGGTTGCTCACCTACCGCAATTAAGACGCTGGTTAAGAGTTGCCACGAGTATCTCTTGGGTAGAATACCTcaattcctaagcccctctaggcGAGCCCAGTGTCCCGAACCAAGCAGAATGGATTGGCATGAGCTTCCGACCTGGGCAAGGAGAGGAGAGCCCATGACATTGGGTGGGGATCTCTATCTGGCCCACAGCTGTTGGATAATGGAGAAGTCCTGATGGTCCCCATGGGGGACGCAAGGATGGACAAGGAGGGGGCCTGGTGGAAGATTCTGCTCTCTGGAGCCGTCGCGGGAACCGTGTCCCGCACCAGCACCGCCCCTCTGGACCGGACCCGAGTGCACATGCAGGTGTGGGCGTGGGGCCTCCACTGCAGCCAATGGGGATTAGTGGGCAGGGCTTACCCGGTTTCAGGGTGGGGCTCTAGGGTATTGTTGGGGATACAGGAAGGAGATTGTGGTTTTGGTGGATGGGGACAAGGGCGAGCAATGGAGCCCAGAGGTGAGGGGGAAGCTTGGAGTGACGGGGGGAGCCTGATTTTTTCAATGGCGCTGGCTGCACCCAGATCCGAGGAGCTGGGAGCTGCAGgtggggctgggttgagaatgGAGAGGGCATCGGGGAGGGGTTTGTCCAAGGGTCAGGTCTTTTCCACCCTCAGGTTTACTCTTCCAAAAAACACCTTATGAACCTGCTGGGGGGGTTACGGAGCCTGATCCAGGAGGGAGGCTTCCGCTCGCTGTGGCGCGGCAATGGTATAAACGTGCTCAAGATCGCCCCTGAGTATGGGATCAAGTTTCTCGTCTTCGAAGAGGTAGGAAGTGATAGGTGTCTACAGCCCCGCCCTCCGGATCACACGAGCCCGCCTTCCCAGCCCTCTGTCTCCTGTCCGAGTCCTCAGGCCCTCTCCAAGGTGGGCTTGAGGCTGGAAGGCCCCGGagctgtgctcaccttcctctctcctcgcTCGGGCCCGCAGTGTAAAGCTCACTTCGGGGAGTCCTCAAACCCCATCTTCCAGGAGGATGTCTTGGCGGGGTCTCTGGCGGTGGCCGTTTCCCAGACGCTCATCAACCCCTTGGAGGTAAGTGAGAGCCTGCTCAGTGGACAGCCTCGCACAATGAAGCGACTGCAGCCCCTACCTACTGCGCAATGACTCGTGTGCCCCAGGCATCCTGCACAAAGCACCGTGTTCGACCCTCACCAGGACCCGCCACATGATCTGCCGGCTCCATTTGGTTGGTGGTTACTGTCAGATTGACTGTGATGCTAGGTAACCTGGCCATGGCATTCTTGGGCACCTCCTATGCACGTGACAGCTGGACTTTgactaagaaagactgaagaagcatcgaTGCCCTTGAGGGATGTGGTCAGTTCCCTGGACTGTCAAATGAACTCCCAGATCGGCCAGAAtgctctgagaggcaaggatggcgagactttggctCCCAGACTTTGGCCATGTTCCTGTCCAGTGAGCAGGACCCACAAGGAGATGGGTgcatacagtggctgcatccccGGCAGAAACATCAGAAGCACAGTTAAGATGATGTATGATTGGGCTGGTTCCTGCTGCTCCattgagtccctgtgagtcagaaccgtgtCCCCAGCACCTCACAGGAAGCACTCGCATGACAGCAGGGAACACTGCTCGGACAGAGACACTCAGTGCCCTTTGGGGATACTGTTAATCCATCTCTGGGAAGCTGGCCCTTGTGTTTTACGGACCTCCTCCTTTCGCAACCAGGACATCTTTTTTTATCACCACTGGGTCTCCTGGTCACTCAgccaaagtcttgctgtcctcacaTCTCAGAAGCCTCTGCTGGCATTGCCCTAAGCCGGGCTCCTCCTTCGGGGATCCCATCGTCCAGATACTGTTCTTGCCAATACCgtctttcttaggcatagactgaTTGCCCAACTGTTACGTGCATATGACGTCACCATGGCTTCCAGCTGAGTCCTGCCTGTGGCATTGTGGCTCTTGGACACTTCTCAAGAGGGGTGTTGCACAAGTGCCCAAGGCAGCCTGTCCCTTGAGTGCCTGATTGCGGCTCCAGTGGGAGCTAGTGGCAGATCTGAGCCAGACGGAAACCCTTGACTGCTTTGCTCTTTGCTCTTTGCGTCACTCTGTTGTttcttggtccagttctgaggtcgTTGGTTTCCTCTGTGTTGGGGTGCCATCCATCCTgacggctgtagtctttgatcttcatcggtaagtacttccagtcaactttcctcccagccagcaaggctgtgtccttggCACCCGGCAGGCTGCTCAATGGCCTTGCTCGGCTCCTGATTCCACGTACTTGTTGGCATCGCCCAGCATCTGGGATCACTGTCTGCACACAGGATGGAATCCTGAAGACAGGGAGGGGATCCGACGTTGAAGCACAACTTCCCTGGTTTGAAACCCTGCGGTCTTCCTGCCTCTGCTCATGTGTTCATATGAATGTGGGGACACAGCTGGTGTGGTTCAGGGAGTGTGAACATCAATTGTTTTGTGTTTCTGGTGTCCAGCGTGTAGTTGACGAGACCAGATATGGCTGGGGATACAATCCCAGACAGTACACCTGAGGCACAGTTACCACCCTTCAGTCAGGAAGGCTGGCACGGGACGGgaatggtttcagcagagcttctagaccaaaGCTTCCCAGAGTGGGTGGGCTTGAGCCTGGAGGGAGCACGGAGGGAGGCGTGCTGAGAAGACCCACTGAGGCTGCAGAAACAGATCCCTACACATTATGTGGTACCATTGGCTTTAGTAGTAAAGTGTTGCATTGCCAGCGGgtcatgattttgttctgaaagGGGGTAGAAAGCAAAGTAAAATTGGGCACAACTCTTGTACCggataaaccaggaagcaagggTTGGCCATCTACTTgccacactcgtgtataaaacccTGGGGGGTTGCCTCCTGACAGATGAGGTTAACAAACCTGGAGAGTGAGTGTCTGTTTCCCTGGGGCGGGTGTTTGATTTGAGGCAGGGCTGGCTCCAGGGCACTTAGCCCCATATGTCCCACTCACTGCACTTCTCCGGGCCCCAGAACAGGGATGCCCATAGGGGTTCTGAGGACCCTCCTCACCAGTGTCCCCTTGACGACCGTGGAGAGTCTCACCGACCTCTGAGGGCCTGGAGGCCCACCCCGTTGTTGagctgtgccaacagggctccttgcacAGGGACAGGGCATGAGTCCCCCATGAGACTACTGACAGGAGCTCCCTGGCCTCCCTGCCTCCACAGGTGCTGAAGATCCGCCTCACGCTGGGACGCACAGGCCAGTACGATGGCCTAGGTGACTGCGTCGGCCAGATTCTTCACCGCGAAGGCCCGGCCGCGTTCTATAGGGGTTATGCGCCCAACATGCTTGGCATCATCCCTTATGCCTTCACTGACCTGGCTGTCAATAAggttggcagaggtgggggtgaggttgctgTAGGCGGCATTGACGTGGCCCAGGACTAGGGCCAATTCTGAGCCTTCTCTGGCCCCCTACCCCTTGCAGATGATGAACAACATACGGGTAAAGAGCAGAGGGGATAACGAAGAACACAGCCAGGCTTACAACATCTACACACAGACGGTGTCCACAGTGTGTGGCCAGATGGCTAGCTATCCCCTGACGCTATTAAGGACCAAGCTCCAAGCAAAAGGTCTGCCTGCCCCTGATGAGACCCACTTTGTGGCCCCACCAAATGCCCTCAGCACATCCCACACCCCCATTCTCCTTACTTGGCCCTGACCTCTTAGGCTGCCATCCAAATGCCTAGAACTCATACTTCCCCAAAAATCTTAACATCCTGTGCCATTTTCCCTCAGTCCCAAAGGTGATCTAGTCCTGGGTGACACACACCtcgaccccgcccccaccccgtgcATGTTTTCCTCCTGACCTTGTGACACAACACTTGCTGAGGAGATGGTGGCCAACTTACACATTCCCGTGTCGGAGGGAAGTTGGGAAACCCAGGGCTGTTTCGAGGGCCCCGTTTGGGGAAGGGCATCTCTAGGCCTTCCTTCCCTAGCATATATCGGTGGACTTCAAACTTCCAATTAGAAGCTGAGCCAATGTCCCAAGGATAGACCacacagggaccccaggacacaggactcacacccccaaagaggccaGCTTGCTCAAATAGACTCATGTCACACCTGCACCATACATTCTATCCGGAGATTCACATTGACCCaaatggacagagcagaatgactccttaaggtctctgaagttgtccatcctcacgggagcagagagcttcagcatTCATCACTTGACACTGACTCGGGAACCCTAGAAGATGGGGTGGAATGccattgtgggtgtctgggactgtacctcaaccattatgggagtagacagccttgtctttttcccagagaggcactggtgggtacacactgctggctttgaggtgaGCAGACTAGACTCAACGcactgggccacctgggctcacttcacctttagcagctcctcctcaccagGGTCCCCAAAACAACTCCTCAGATCTAATTCCCCAACTACCTTAATCACCACAAcccaacccatctgaaactctcaaaacagaccagagctcacTCCCTGACCTTGACAAAGCCTCTCTCCACAAGCCCCCTGAACACATGCCCAAGGCCCTAGCCAAACATAGGCATCCTCACCACAGTCACCTCTTTCAGGGGAATTGTCCAGAAACCCTTTCCCTACACGAGCGcctgaaaacaccctgaatgaagTCTTTTGTTGCCGCCTCCACACTAGCTCATTTCCTCTGTAACATTCTAGACTCCAGGCTTTTCCTATCagcaccccaacacccccacttcctttattCTATGTGTAATAACTTGGCCTCATTCCTCATAGATACTGTGGAGGGCTCAAAGCCCACCATGCGGGCCATTTTCAGAGACATCATGGCTGAGCAGGGCTGGCCGGGGCTCTTCCGAGGCCTAACACCCACTCTATTAAAAGTTATCCCGGCTGTGGCCATCAGCTGCACGGTCTATACAACAATGAAAAGCACCCTGGGAGTTTAGGTGAGAGCCAGACCACAGGTACATAGGGGTGATTAGGTGGGGACAGTCCCTTCAACAGTACATGATGTGACACCCGCTCCTCCTGACAGGCTCTCCTGGGGAGGACATGATTGTGTCCATGGAGGTGCCTGAAAACTCCAGGAGCAGGAGTAGAAGGCCAGCATGTGGTGGAAACCGCTGTTGGCAGACTGGTGGCCAGTTCCCTTACATGCACTGGCACAGGCCCAGGAACCAACCCAACAACTTCATGCAGGTGAGGGGCTTTGGAGAGAACTGCCATCTCCCCAGGAGTATATGAACTTTGGATGAAAGGGTGCCAAGTGGCGGTTGTGTAATTAGGTCAATTGAAAGAGATATCAGACAAAATGAGGCATTCAATTGCTCACCTCTCAGACATCCAGGATCTCAGCTGTCAGATCCATGCAGGGAGGGGGGATATATTTCAGGTCAGGGCTTATATacactttggggacatgcaagcccccctggTTCCATTGTAAATGGGCGGGGTTGTACCTTCGGCATACTTGCAATAGGAAGGGACAGGCAAGGGGTGTACACGCCACAGTAAGAGCAGGTACTAAgagtatccatgtgacaagattgGTGGCCTCTAAGGACCAGAAGGCAGCCAAATCTTGTACCTCCTGGAGTTGGCTTCACCTGGCTTTGGGGCTGTctttcaggggaacaatccactgtcccactgatcagggagtgggccccatctcaggtgggacagactatatagtctgaatgctctagatggccatagccctcaggcaggaaaccttgaagcagttcacctccaagtgactagccattgaccatgtgttagcaagcagcatcttaggtttggataaaatatgggggaacaacctggggaataacctACCTGTATGCGACACATTCCCAGCACCCTTGTGTCCCTGCCCAGGTCTACTCCTACAAAACCAACAACCTGGATATCCTGGGGGACCTGTGGAGCATGGTCAATGCAGGTGCGGTCCACTCATTGAGCTGTGGCAATGACATGAACGTCCTCAAGGGAGAAACTAGAGGGCACACAAGTTGA
Proteins encoded in this window:
- the LOC142444733 gene encoding calcium-independent mitochondrial carrier protein SCaMC-3L-like, with the protein product MPPPPSPSQDWNPPNTLLPGPVFSQVADHKQKPATYQQLLDNGEVLMVPMGDARMDKEGAWWKILLSGAVAGTVSRTSTAPLDRTRVHMQVYSSKKHLMNLLGGLRSLIQEGGFRSLWRGNGINVLKIAPEYGIKFLVFEECKAHFGESSNPIFQEDVLAGSLAVAVSQTLINPLEVLKIRLTLGRTGQYDGLGDCVGQILHREGPAAFYRGYAPNMLGIIPYAFTDLAVNKMMNNIRVKSRGDNEEHSQAYNIYTQTVSTVCGQMASYPLTLLRTKLQAKDTVEGSKPTMRAIFRDIMAEQGWPGLFRGLTPTLLKVIPAVAISCTVYTTMKSTLGV